A portion of the Faecalibacterium sp. I3-3-89 genome contains these proteins:
- a CDS encoding acylphosphatase: MFDFLNEKDRQPPTLPEGTVRRRYSIEGQVQGVGFRYRARYAAQSLGLTGWVENEDDGSVTLEVQGDPALFLKLFALIQRSDYIQITSLRQRDLAPDPWERDFRVRGCW, from the coding sequence ATGTTCGATTTTCTGAATGAAAAGGACCGCCAGCCCCCCACCCTGCCCGAGGGCACCGTCCGACGGCGGTACTCCATCGAAGGGCAGGTGCAGGGCGTGGGCTTCCGCTACCGCGCCCGGTACGCCGCCCAGAGCCTCGGCCTCACCGGCTGGGTGGAGAACGAGGACGATGGCTCGGTCACGCTGGAGGTGCAGGGCGACCCGGCCCTCTTCCTCAAGCTGTTCGCCCTCATCCAGCGCAGCGACTATATCCAGATCACCTCGCTCCGCCAGCGCGACCTCGCCCCCGACCCATGGGAGCGGGATTTCCGGGTGCGCGGCTGCTGGTAA
- a CDS encoding putative manganese-dependent inorganic diphosphatase: MPKTAHKVVVIGHRNPDTDSICSAIAYAELKNKTSSLVCEARRAGRMNQETEFVLRRFGVQPPRMCTDVNPKIRDVDYREMPGIPGSTSLRKAWQIMRDQQIDTLPITSADNELEGVITVKDIATANMDIFDTGVLAKSKTTYKNILDTLGGTMVVGDESAVCTTGHIKIGTATPEMLESNVEKGDIVILTNRYESQLCAIEKEASLLIICNGAKVGRTIQRIAEETGVAIMTAPCDTYAAGKLVSQCAPISYYMTRDDIMKFTLVTPVADVTRVMAKVRHRYFPILDEEGKYCGMVSRRNIIALRKRRIILVDHNEATQAVEGFDQAEILEIIDHHRIGSLETSGPVYFRNQPVGCTATIITQMYDENGVEIRPQIAGLLLAAILSDTLVFRSPTCTPVDVSTANRLAKIAGVEIDAFASEMFEAGEKLDGKTAEEVFLQDFKVFMCGDVRFGVAQGSYMTRKNLKAAQQLLTPYLPEACGKQNVEDLYMLLTDVPKEESVVICTGRHADEMLRSGFEKEPEEDGSWTLPGVVSRKKQFIPALMSAYQEL; this comes from the coding sequence ATGCCAAAGACAGCCCATAAGGTCGTGGTCATCGGGCATCGCAACCCGGACACCGACTCCATCTGCTCTGCCATCGCTTACGCAGAGCTGAAAAATAAGACAAGCTCCCTCGTCTGCGAGGCCCGCCGGGCCGGACGGATGAATCAGGAGACTGAATTTGTGCTCAGGCGGTTCGGCGTCCAGCCGCCCCGGATGTGCACCGACGTCAACCCCAAGATCCGTGACGTAGACTACCGCGAGATGCCCGGCATCCCCGGCTCCACCAGCCTGCGCAAGGCGTGGCAGATCATGCGCGACCAGCAGATCGACACCCTGCCCATCACCAGCGCCGACAACGAGCTGGAGGGCGTCATCACCGTGAAAGACATCGCCACGGCCAACATGGACATCTTCGATACCGGTGTCCTCGCCAAGAGCAAGACCACCTATAAGAATATCCTCGACACCCTTGGCGGAACCATGGTGGTGGGCGACGAGAGCGCCGTCTGCACCACTGGACACATCAAGATCGGCACCGCCACCCCCGAGATGCTGGAAAGCAACGTCGAAAAGGGCGACATCGTCATCCTGACCAACCGCTACGAGAGCCAGCTCTGCGCCATCGAGAAGGAGGCCTCCCTTCTCATCATCTGCAACGGGGCCAAGGTGGGCCGCACCATCCAGCGCATCGCCGAGGAGACGGGCGTGGCCATCATGACCGCCCCCTGCGACACCTACGCCGCCGGCAAGCTCGTGAGCCAGTGCGCCCCCATCTCCTACTATATGACCCGCGACGATATCATGAAGTTCACCCTCGTCACTCCGGTGGCCGATGTCACCCGCGTGATGGCCAAGGTGCGCCACCGCTACTTCCCCATCCTCGACGAGGAAGGCAAGTACTGCGGCATGGTCAGCCGCCGCAACATCATCGCGCTGCGCAAGCGCCGCATTATCCTCGTGGACCACAACGAGGCCACGCAGGCCGTCGAGGGCTTCGATCAGGCCGAGATCCTCGAAATCATCGACCATCACCGCATCGGCAGCCTCGAGACCAGCGGCCCGGTCTACTTCCGCAATCAGCCTGTGGGCTGCACCGCCACCATCATCACCCAGATGTACGACGAGAACGGCGTCGAGATCCGGCCCCAGATCGCCGGTCTGCTGCTGGCGGCCATCCTCTCCGATACACTGGTCTTCCGCAGCCCCACCTGCACTCCCGTCGATGTCTCCACCGCCAACCGCCTCGCCAAGATCGCAGGTGTCGAGATCGATGCCTTTGCCTCTGAGATGTTCGAGGCCGGCGAGAAGCTGGACGGCAAGACCGCCGAGGAGGTCTTCCTGCAGGACTTCAAGGTGTTCATGTGCGGCGACGTCCGCTTCGGCGTGGCGCAGGGCAGCTATATGACCCGCAAGAACCTCAAAGCCGCCCAGCAGCTGCTCACCCCCTATCTGCCCGAGGCCTGCGGCAAGCAGAACGTGGAAGACCTCTATATGCTGCTGACCGACGTGCCCAAGGAGGAGAGCGTGGTCATCTGCACCGGCCGTCATGCCGACGAGATGCTGCGCAGCGGCTTCGAGAAGGAGCCGGAAGAGGACGGCAGCTGGACGCTGCCCGGCGTCGTCAGCCGCAAAAAGCAGTTCATCCCCGCTCTGATGAGCGCATATCAGGAGCTGTAA